From a region of the Procambarus clarkii isolate CNS0578487 chromosome 18, FALCON_Pclarkii_2.0, whole genome shotgun sequence genome:
- the LOC138365909 gene encoding uncharacterized protein translates to MVVYYRDMLVMTEDGCLQDVLLRFHSGVFAYTADISKAFLRVGLQEMDRDFTKFLWVKDPQNPNSEIITYSFASVLFGATSSPFLLKATLDTHLKKSNSPYKTEISNNLYVDNFQGTTNDENKLVEIYHEANRELLGANSCGPPIISNSTK, encoded by the coding sequence atggttgtttaCTACAGAGATATGTTGGTAATGACCGAGGATGGATGTTTACAAGATGTCTTATTACGATTTCACTCTGGTGTTTTCGcctatacggccgacattagtaaggcctttttaagagtaggcttacaagagatggatcgtgattttactaaatttctcTGGGTGAAAGATCCACAGAATCCTAATAGCGAAATCATTACTTATAGTTTTGCCTCAGTACTGTTCGGAGCGACATCTTCACCATTCTTACTCAAGGCTACTCTGGATACACATCTTAAGAAGTCTAATAGCCCCTACAAGACTGAGATTAGCAACAATTTATACGTTGACAATTTTCAAGGAACCACTAATGATGAGAATAAACTAgtggaaatctaccatgaggctaatcgtGAACTGTTGGGAGCTAACAGTTGTGGGCCTCCAATAATAAGCAACTCAACCAAATAA